The following nucleotide sequence is from Thermostaphylospora chromogena.
CTCCACCGCCGCGGCGAACACGGCGTCCTCCCGCGCCAGCCGTTCGATGAGAGCCGCCGACGCGGGGAAGTTCTCGCGCATGTGCCAGCGGTTCTTCTTCTGCCGCAGGGCGGCGGTCAGCCGCAGTCGCGCCGGATCGATGGCCCGGAGCCGGTCGACGACCTCCGCGTCCGTGCCGTGCCGTGCCGCGAACGCCTCCGGGTCGCCGTGCAGCTCATCGATGAGGCCGGGATCGGCGAGCAGCCGGGCGAGGACGGGTTGGAAGCCCCGCGCCGCCATCAGGCCACCCCGCTGGCGAGGACCGCGCGTACCCGGTCCAGCTCCGCGGCGAGCACGCCGAAGTCGCTGGGGAAGTTCCGGTCGCGTTCGATGAGGACGCCCTTCGGCGTGGTGCGCCGCAGCACGGCGGCGAGCAGGTCGAGGACGTCCTCGCCGACCGGCCCGTCGTGGCCGTCGATGAGAACGCCGTCGATCTGAGCCGTCTCCGCGTTGCCCGCCAGGTGCACCTGCACCACCCGCTCCAGCGGGAGGGCGGCGACGAAGGCGACGGGATCGTAGCCGTGGTTGCGCGCGTTCACCATCACGTTGTTCAGGTCGAGGAGCAGGCCGCAGGCGGTGTGTGCGAAGACCTCGTTGATGAACTCCGCCTCGCTCAGCGGGCCGCCGACGTCCACGTAGTAGGCGATGTTCTCCAAGATGAACGGCCGCCCGAGCCGGTCCTGCACGTAGTCGGCGTGCGCGGCGATCCGCCGTGCCGCCTCGCGCGTGCGCTGCACCGGCGTCAGCGCATCCAGGTCGATGCCGTCCTCGCGGGTGAAGCACAGATGGTCGCTGACCCACGGCGCGTCGATCGCGTCCGCCAGCCGCGCCACGGCGTCGACGTACTCCTCGTCCGGCGGCGACTCCGACCCCACCGACATGCCGAGACCGTGCGGGACCACGGTCCTGCCGCCGGTCAGCTCGCGCAGTGCGACGAGAGCCTGCGGACGGTCCAGGTAGCTGT
It contains:
- a CDS encoding DUF692 domain-containing protein → MNTLPDLGVGLGYRPEIHDGLLAGIDAVDWLEVITDSYLDRPQALVALRELTGGRTVVPHGLGMSVGSESPPDEEYVDAVARLADAIDAPWVSDHLCFTREDGIDLDALTPVQRTREAARRIAAHADYVQDRLGRPFILENIAYYVDVGGPLSEAEFINEVFAHTACGLLLDLNNVMVNARNHGYDPVAFVAALPLERVVQVHLAGNAETAQIDGVLIDGHDGPVGEDVLDLLAAVLRRTTPKGVLIERDRNFPSDFGVLAAELDRVRAVLASGVA